One segment of Mastomys coucha isolate ucsf_1 unplaced genomic scaffold, UCSF_Mcou_1 pScaffold23, whole genome shotgun sequence DNA contains the following:
- the Cib2 gene encoding calcium and integrin-binding family member 2 isoform X2, whose protein sequence is MLHARFYELAPNLVPMDYRKSPIVHVPMSLIIQMPELRENPFKERIVEAFSEDGEGNLTFNDFVDMFSVLCESAPRELKANYAFKIYDFNTDNFICKEDLELTLARLTKSELDEDEVVLVCDKVIEEADLDGDGKLGFADFEDMIAKAPDFLSTFHIRI, encoded by the exons AT GCTTCATGCGCGGTTCTATGAGCTGGCTCCCAACCTCGTCCCAATGGATTACAGGAAGAGTCCCATCGTCCATGTGCCCATGAGCCTCATCATTCAGATGCCGGAGCTCCGG GAGAATCCCTTTAAGGAGAGGATTGTGGAGGCGTTCTCTGAGGACGGCGAGGGGAACCTCACCTTCAATGACTTTGTGGACATGTTCTCTGTGCTCTGTGAGTCGGCGCCTCGGGAGCTCAAGGCGAACTATGCCTTTAAGATCTATG ACTTCAACACTGACAATTTCATCTGTAAAGAAGACTTAGAGCTGACGCTGGCCCGGCTCACCAAGTCAGAGCTGGATGAGGATGAGGTGGTGCTTGTGTGTGACAAAGTCATTGAAGAAGCTGACCTGGATGGCGATGGCAAGCTGGGCTTTGCTGACTTTGAGGACATGATCGCCAAGGCCCCTGATTTTCTCAG CACCTTCCACATCCGAATCTGA